From one Acinonyx jubatus isolate Ajub_Pintada_27869175 chromosome B1, VMU_Ajub_asm_v1.0, whole genome shotgun sequence genomic stretch:
- the IL15 gene encoding interleukin-15: MRISKPYLRSTSIQCYLCLLLNSHFLTEACIPVFILSCISAGLPKTEANWQDVISDLKIIDKLIQSLHIDATLYTESDVHPNCKVTAMKCFLLELHVISLESKNETIHQTVENIIILANSGLSSNRNITETGCKECEELEEKNIKEFLQSFVHIVQMFINSS, encoded by the exons ATGAGAATTTCG AAACCATATTTGAGAAGTACTTCCATCCAGTGCTACTTGTGTTTACTTCTGAACAGCCATTTTTTAACTGAAGCTTGCATTCCTGTCttcattttgag CTGTATCAGTGCAGGTCTTCCTAAAACAGAGGCAAACTGGCAGGATGTAATAAgtgatttgaaaataattgaCAAGCTTATTCAA tcCTTGCATATCGATGCCACTTTATATACTGAAAGTGATGTTCAT CCCAATTGCAAAGTAACAGCGATGAAGTGCTTTCTCCTGGAGTTACATGTTATTTCGCTTGAGTCCAAAAATGAGACCATTCATCAAACAGTAGAAAACATTATTATCCTAGCAAACAGCGGTTTATCTTCTAACAGG AATATAACTGAAACAGGATGCAAAGAATGTGAGGAACTGGAGGAAAAGAACATTAAAGAATTTCTGCAGAGTTTTGTACATATTGTACAAATGTTTATCAACTCTTCTTGA